A region from the Mycolicibacterium litorale genome encodes:
- a CDS encoding DUF3558 domain-containing protein, producing MAAKLRVLSALCALFAAVMVVFATNPTGGSAPDRVDLRSTFLPMTGSSTIKYPVIETVDPSPFDPCRDIPLDVVQRAGLAYTPPAPEDMLRCKYDAGNYQMTVEAFVWRTYEETLPPDAVQLDVAGHRAAQYWIMKPTDWNNRWWITCALAFDTSYGVIQQVLFYSPIYSQPDVDCMQTNLQKAQELAPHYIY from the coding sequence ATGGCCGCCAAGCTGAGAGTGCTCTCGGCGTTGTGTGCGCTGTTCGCGGCAGTCATGGTGGTGTTCGCGACCAATCCGACGGGTGGATCGGCCCCCGACCGGGTCGACCTGCGCTCGACCTTCCTGCCGATGACCGGATCGTCCACGATCAAGTACCCGGTGATCGAGACCGTCGACCCCTCCCCGTTCGACCCGTGCCGTGACATCCCGCTCGACGTGGTGCAGCGCGCCGGCCTGGCCTACACGCCTCCGGCCCCGGAGGACATGCTGCGCTGCAAGTACGACGCCGGCAACTACCAGATGACGGTAGAGGCGTTCGTGTGGCGCACCTACGAGGAGACGCTGCCGCCCGACGCGGTGCAACTCGACGTCGCCGGACACCGGGCCGCGCAGTACTGGATCATGAAGCCCACCGACTGGAACAACCGCTGGTGGATCACGTGTGCGCTGGCGTTCGACACCAGCTACGGCGTCATCCAGCAGGTGCTGTTCTACTCGCCGATCTACTCGCAGCCCGATGTCGACTGCATGCAGACAAACCTGCAGAAGGCACAGGAGCTCGCCCCGCACTACATCTATTAG
- a CDS encoding 4'-phosphopantetheinyl transferase family protein gives MSARTTLLPEVLREGVVSAERYDDPPGIAPLPEEEPLVARSVAKRRNEFVTVRYCARQALGELGVPPAPILKGDKGEPCWPDGVVGSLTHCEGFRGAAVARHGDVRSIGIDAEPHGVLPKGVLDAISLPAERSELSALPPGLHWDRILFCAKEATYKAWFPLTHRWLGFEDAHITFEVDSTGRTGRFVSKVLIDPAAESGPPLTALEGRWSVRDGLALTAIVL, from the coding sequence ATGAGTGCGCGGACGACACTGCTGCCCGAGGTGCTCAGAGAGGGCGTCGTCTCCGCCGAACGCTACGACGACCCGCCCGGCATCGCCCCGCTGCCCGAGGAGGAACCGCTGGTCGCGCGTTCGGTGGCCAAGCGGCGCAACGAGTTCGTCACGGTCCGGTACTGCGCGCGCCAGGCGCTCGGCGAACTCGGGGTGCCTCCGGCGCCGATCCTCAAGGGGGACAAGGGAGAACCGTGCTGGCCGGACGGCGTGGTCGGCAGCCTCACCCACTGTGAGGGTTTCCGGGGCGCCGCCGTCGCCCGCCATGGCGACGTCCGCTCCATCGGGATCGACGCCGAACCGCACGGTGTGCTGCCCAAGGGGGTGCTCGACGCCATCAGCCTGCCCGCCGAGCGCAGTGAGCTCTCGGCGCTGCCCCCTGGGCTCCACTGGGACCGAATCCTGTTCTGCGCCAAGGAGGCGACGTACAAGGCGTGGTTTCCGCTGACCCACAGGTGGCTGGGCTTCGAAGACGCCCACATCACGTTCGAGGTCGACTCGACGGGCCGGACCGGGCGGTTCGTCTCGAAGGTGCTGATCGACCCGGCCGCCGAATCGGGTCCGCCGTTGACGGCGTTGGAGGGCCGGTGGTCGGTGCGCGACGGCCTCGCGCTGAC
- a CDS encoding metallophosphoesterase family protein, translating into MPPETSRDRRPVLWAISDLHTGHTGNKPVTESLYPSSPDDWLIVAGDVGERTDEIRWALDLLRKRFAKVIWVPGNHELWTTTKDPMQIFGRSRYDYLVTMCDEMGIVTPEHPFPVWTEEGGPATIVPMFLLYDYSFLPEGAASKAEGLAIARERNLVGTDEFLLSAEPYATRDAWCRDRVDLTRKRLEDLDWMTPTIQVNHFPMVREPCDAMFYPEFSLWCGTTATADWHTRYNAVCSVYGHLHIPRTTWYDDVRFEEVSVGYPREWRRRKPYRWLRQILPEPQYAPGYLNEFGGHFQITQEMRENAAKMQERIRARRA; encoded by the coding sequence GTGCCACCCGAGACATCCCGCGACCGGCGACCGGTGCTGTGGGCGATCAGCGACCTGCACACCGGCCACACCGGTAACAAGCCGGTCACCGAGTCGCTCTATCCGTCCTCACCGGACGACTGGTTGATCGTGGCCGGTGACGTCGGTGAGCGCACCGACGAGATCCGCTGGGCACTCGACCTGCTGCGCAAGCGGTTCGCGAAGGTCATCTGGGTGCCGGGGAACCACGAACTGTGGACCACCACCAAGGATCCGATGCAGATCTTCGGCCGATCGCGCTACGACTACCTGGTCACCATGTGCGACGAGATGGGCATCGTCACCCCCGAACATCCCTTCCCGGTCTGGACCGAGGAGGGCGGCCCGGCGACGATCGTGCCGATGTTCCTGCTGTACGACTACAGCTTCCTGCCCGAGGGTGCGGCGTCCAAGGCCGAGGGTCTGGCCATCGCCCGCGAACGCAACCTCGTCGGCACCGACGAGTTCCTGCTGTCGGCCGAGCCCTATGCCACCCGCGACGCGTGGTGCCGCGACCGGGTCGACCTCACCCGCAAGCGCCTCGAGGACCTGGACTGGATGACGCCGACGATCCAGGTCAACCACTTCCCGATGGTGCGCGAACCCTGCGACGCGATGTTCTACCCGGAGTTCTCGCTGTGGTGCGGCACGACCGCGACCGCGGACTGGCACACCCGCTACAACGCCGTGTGCTCGGTGTACGGCCACCTGCACATTCCCCGCACGACGTGGTACGACGACGTGCGCTTCGAGGAGGTGTCGGTGGGTTATCCGCGGGAGTGGCGCCGCCGCAAGCCCTACCGGTGGTTACGCCAGATCCTGCCCGAACCGCAGTACGCCCCCGGCTACCTCAACGAGTTCGGCGGCCATTTCCAGATCACCCAGGAGATGCGGGAGAACGCGGCGAAGATGCAGGAACGGATCAGGGCGAGGCGCGCATGA